A single genomic interval of Anopheles darlingi chromosome X, idAnoDarlMG_H_01, whole genome shotgun sequence harbors:
- the LOC125952713 gene encoding putative uncharacterized protein DDB_G0271606: MFRPHLHPTETIRAKMRVFEADTTTAGAGGGGGGGSLDDTDLARRNRWQQQREQQQREQRRASADSGSTSSSRGSSVANRQQQQQEQEQQGDTTTTPPGMMPPINANQSVMTDSQGLILPKKLVNPVLESMDRQNLHRELMFNQKIGKSVLNQKSELQRALEKQKERQVLAAQNLAKQQQTEHTIANELGRVIMQRAQRLEQQKAGGGGGAGTATDQTGGSINPEYLNARAKLRATVDTK; the protein is encoded by the exons ATACGACGACAGCaggtgcaggaggaggaggaggaggaggcagctTAGACGATACTGATTTGGCACGGCGAAacaggtggcagcagcagagggagcagcagcagcgtgaacAACGTCGAGCGTCGGCTGACAGtggaagcaccagcagcagtaggggcAGCAGCGTTgcgaaccggcagcagcagcagcaggagcaggagcagcagggtGATACGACAACAACGCCACCCGGCATGATGCCACCGATCAACGCGAACCAGAGCGTGATGACTGACTCGCAGGGTTTGATCCTGCCGAAGAAGCTCGTCAATCCGGTGCTCGAGTCGATGGACCGTCAGAACCTGCACCGCGAGCTGATGTTCAACCAGAAGAT CGGTAAAAGTGTGCTGAACCAAAAGTCGGAACTGCAGCGTGCGCTGGAGAAGCAGAAAGAGCGGCAGGTGCTGGCCGCCCAAAACctggccaaacagcagcaaaccgaacacacgATTGCCAACGAGCTCGGCCGGGTCATCATGCAGCGGGCCCAGCGGCTCGAACAGCAGAAggcaggcggtggcggtggtgccggtacggCAACCGACCAAACCGGTGGCTCCATCAATCCGGAGTATTTGAACGCCCGAGCGAAACTGCGCGCGACCGTCGACACGAAGTAA